TCAACTAAGATGTTGTAAACTTCTTTCAATGCCCCTTGTGCAATCTGAGCTATACTGATTCCGTCGTTAGCGTTTCTTGTTCCTTGCTCTAATGATGCTGCGTATTCTTTTAATTGGTTAGCTATGAAGTAGCCTGCTGCATCGTCTGCTGCTCTGTTGATTCTAAATCCTGTGGACAATCTTTCCAAGGATTTGTTTAGCTGTAGTTCTGTTTGGTTAAGATTAACCAACGTGAAGTCTGATGAGTAGTTGTAGTTAATTCTTAGTGCCATGATTTTTACCTCCTAAAATTTATTTTCAATTTTATTATCGTGAGTTTTTAAAAATTTTTTAGTTTTTCTTTTAATTTTTTTGAAAATTCAAAAAAAGCCTAATTTATCAGATATTTCTATTAAATCGGGAATATATTTTGCATCTTTTGAATACAAAACATAATTTTTAAGATACTCAAAAGCCTCATTTAAATTGTTTTCTTTAATTAAAATTTCATACAAAGACTTATTGGCTTGAGTATTAAACGGATTTATATCTAAGGCTTTTATAAAATACTCTTTGGCTTTTTCAAGTTCATTATTTTCTAAAGCCAATAATCCAATATCCGCATATGCTTGGTCTGATTTGTATAGTATTGCAGATTTTAAAATTATTTTTTCTGCTTCTTTTCTGCTTTTTTCCTTTATCAAGTAAAACAAAAGTCTGCTGATGTATAAACCTTTATGTTTTTTGTATATTTCTTTTATTTTTTGGATTATTTCATCTTTACTCTCTTCTAAATTGATCATACTTGCCAATTCATTTAAGACATTATCTTTCATAGATATACAGTCTGTAATAACTCTATTTCCATAAATATCAACGCTTTGTAAAAATTTAATTCCCTCTTCTATTGCTTTTTCTATTTCCTTCTTATCTTTATAAATTTCATACTTTAAATAATGAAAGTCAGGATAAAGCTCTTGTAATTTAAGCCCTTCGTCTAATAGCTCTATGGCTTTATCTGTCTCGTTTAATCGTTTATATATTTGTGATGCATAAGCATAAAAATGTATTTTAAATTTACTATCATATTCAAAAATATCTTTATTTTCTAAAAACTTGTTTATATATCTTAGGCTTTTCCTTAGATATTTTTCTCCATTTTTATCAATAGAGAGAATAATATAAGATTGTAAAACATAAAAAATATTCATGTAATATTCTTTTTGATCAGGTTTTAGCCTTCTTAATTCTTCAAAGATAAGTTTCAAATTTCTTTTGGCTTTACAAAGCTGTGTTTTTAAATCTGCATATCCATGATGTAAAACATAAACAGAAAATGGCGGAATAATTATTGTCCCGGTGTTTTTATTCACGACTCTTTCGTGAATTTTGCCTTCCCATACAAGCTCTGGTTTTTTTCTATGAATATGAACAGTGTTTGAATATCCTTTTACTTGTCCGTTTATGTCTGTATTTTTGTAAACAACGCCAATTCCTTCTATTACAGGATTTTCATGAACTAGCAATAATATTCTTTTAAATCTTTCATACTCATCTTCTTCAAGCTCACAATCTGCATCAAAAAACCAAATCCATTCTCCGGTTGCTTTTTCTACTGCATATTGCCTTGCGTCTGCAAATCCATTCCATTCTCTATAAAATACTTTTGCTCCATAACTTTTTGCAATTTCTACAGTTTTATCAGTTGAACCTGTATCTACTAAAACTATTTCATCAAACTTTCCTTTTATACTTTCAAGCAACCTGGGTAAGTTATTCTCTTCATTTTTAGCTATAATGCAAGCTGATACTTTTGCTATCATTCTATTCGCTCCATTTGTATTATATTTTGAGATTATTATAACTTATGCCAAATCTTGAGCGAGAAAGTTAGAAGTAAAGAGGAATAAAGCGGTGAATGGGGGAAATGGCATGTCAATTTAATTTGTTTTTCCCATATAATCTGAAACTGTTTCAAAAATCCAGACCGTCATTCTGAGCGAAGCGAAGAATATCCTCTTTTTCTTTCTTTTCAGAAAACATAAAAAAATTAGATCCTACCCTACGCTGCTGGATGACAAAGAAAATATAAATCTGTCATTCTGTAGCCTACAAAGAATCTCATATTTTTATTGAATTTCTCGCCCGACGTATTTAAGTTATAATATTCTTTTAAAAATTAACATTTGGAGATAGTTTATGCTTAGATTTTTGAATGCTGGAGAGTCTCATGGTCCTGCTTTAACGGCTATTATTGAAGGGTATCCATCAAACGTAAAAATTACAACAGACAGAATAAATAAAGAACTTGCAAGAAGGCAGAAAGGATACGGTCGCGGTGGAAGAATGAAGATAGAGAAGGATACTGTCGAAATCCTTTCTGGCGTCAGATTTGGTATTACTCTTGGTTCTCCGATAACTTTGATGGTTAGAAACAAAGATTGGGAAAATTGGACTGATATTATGGCTATAGAAGGAGACTCAATAAACAAAAAACAGATATTAGAGCCAAGACCGGGTCATGCAGACCTTACAGGTGGCATAAAATATGGTTTTTATGATTTAAGAAATATATTAGAGAGAGCATCGGCAAGGGAGACAACAACAAGAGTGGCAGTTGGTGCTTTATGTAAAATTCTTCTTGAAGATATCGGTATAAAAATAGGAAGCTATGTTTTGTCCATCGGGGAGAAAAAGATAGATAAATCAGAAATTGAAAGCATATCTTACGAAGATAGATTTAATAATGCTGAAAATTCTGAGCTTAGACTTCCAATCTTAGGTAAAGATGAAGAGTTTAAAGAATACATAGATAAAGCAAAAGAGGATGGGGAAAGCCTTGGCGGTATTTTTGAAGTTTATGCATTAAACATTCCTGTTGGACTTGGAAGTTATAGTCAATGGGATACAAGACTTGATGGTAAAATAGCACAAGCTATAATGAGTATTCAAGCAATAAAAGGCGTTGAAATTGGAGAAGGTTTTAATTTGGCATACCTGCCCGGTTCACAGGCTCACGATGAGATTTTTTACAGCAAAGAAAGAGGATTTTATAGAAAAACAAACAGAGCAGGTGGACTGGAAGGTGGAATGACTAACGGAGAGCCAATAATCGTAAGAGCTGCAATGAAGCCAATTCCAACATTAATGAGGCATAAGTCTTTACAATCTGTAAATGTAATAACAAAAGAACCTTTTGATGCAGCAAAAGAAAGGTCAGATATTACAGCTGTTCCAGCAGCTGCAGTAGTGGCAGAAAGCATGCTTGCTTTTGTTCTTGCAAGAGAAATTCTTGAAAAGTTTGGAAGCGACAACTGGATACAGATAAAAGAAAGAATAGAAAAATACAGACAGGATGTTTTAAATTACTGATGAAAGTTTTACAAGTTGTTGATGGCACAGGCTGGGGCGGTACTAAGGAGCAGGTCTATCTAACAACAAGAGAGTTGAAAAAGCAAGGAATAGACGTTCATATTGCTTTAAATTTTGAATATTATGAAATGATTGAAAAACTAAAACCTTACGATGTTCCAATTCATTTTTTTGAAGAAAACAAACCAAATGCACGTTATAGATGGTCTAATTATAAAAGACTGATAGAGATAGTTAATAAAAACAATTTTGATATAGTAGTTGCAAACTCTCCAAAGGCAATGGATTATGTAAGTATTTCTTCTTTGTTTTTTAAAAACAAACCAAAAATCGTTGCGGTAAGAAGGTCTGGAAGGGTTCCATCGTTTTTATCAAAATGGTTAAAATACTCAAAAGCAGATAAAATAGTCGTAGTATCACAGCAGGTAGCAGATTTACTTAAAGAGAAAAACTTCTTTCCCGAAAAGCTTGTAGTGATAAAAAGTGGTGTAGACCTTGAAAGATTTAAACTTAATCCAGAAGTAAGAGCTTTAAAGAGAAGAGAGTTAAATATATCAGAGAATGACAAAGTTTTTATAAACGTTGCAAATTGGCAGGTTCAAGTAAAAGCACAGGATAAACTGATAGAAGCTTTTTCAAAAATAAAAAGAGATAATGTAAAGCTGATCCTTGTTGGACTTGATACCGATAAATACGCTTTAGAGTATGCAAAAAGGTTTTCAGTGGAAGATAAAGTTATCGGGCTTGGATATAGGAAAGATATTCCAGAGCTTTTAAACATGGCAGACTATTTTATTTTATCTTCAAACTTAGAAGGAATAGCAGGGGCATTACTCCAAGCTATGGCTGTTGGAAAAGTTGTTATTTCAACCCTTGCAGGCGGAATTGGAGAGTATCTGATAGATGGATACAACGGCTTTTCTGTACCGGTTGGAGATTTTGAGACTTTAAAAGAAAAGATGATAAAAGCATTAAACCTATCACAGCAAGAATATAAAACCATCTCGGAAAATGCAATTAAAACAGCATCTGGGTATTCTATCCAAAACACCACAAAAGGATACATAAATCTTTTTAAGGAACTTTTAAATGGCTGAAATATTTGTGATTTACTATCATAAAATCCTACCAAGATTTGGATTCGATGTCTTTTATAAAACCTTTGATATAGAGATGAAAATTTTAAAAAGCTTTTATAACGTCGTAAGCCTTGATGAAATTGAGCAATACATAAAAGAAGATAAAAGACCAAACAAACCTACCGTTGCAATAACCTTTGATGATGGTTATGTAGATAACTTTGTATATGCCTATCCAATCTTAAAAAAACATGGTCTTAAAGCAACAATATTTCCTATAGCATCAAGAATTCTACAGAAAGATTTTGTAAGACCAACGCTTTTTGATTATTGGCAAGGAAAAGTGTCATTTAAAGAATTGCACCAGCCAAAAACGATGGCACAAGCTAATTTAGAGTATTTAAAACATGGCGTCAAAGACACAAAAGATTGGGATTTTTTAACAGTAGCAGAACTAAATAAGATGAAAGATGTGTTTGATGTTGGCGGACATGCATACCTTCATTCAAGGGTTTTTTATGATGAAGAGATAATTGATTTCTATGATGGTAAAAATGGACATTGGAGTTTTTGCTATGCCTATGGAGAAGAACCCAAAATTGGCTTTCCTATCTTAAAATCTCAAAATAATCTTGCAGTTGAAAGGTCCTACATCAAAAGAGAAGTAAAAGATTACATAAAAAGCTTAGATGAAAGCTATTTTAAACAAAAGGATTGGAAAATTAGATTAAAAAAAGAATTGTTAAAAAAGTTTGATAAAATTGTAGATAAAGAGCCAATACAAGAGAGAAAAGAAAGAGTGATAAAAGAATTGCAAGAGTCTAAATCTATGCTTGAAAGCATGATAAATCAAAAAATTAGACATTTTGCCTATCCATTTGGACATTATGACGATTTACTTGTAGAGTTAGTCGGGTTATTTTTTGAAACTGCATTTACAACAGAAAAAGATGTGATAAAGTCAAAAATAAATTTACATAAAATTCCACGTTTTGGCATTCCAAAAGACATTTCAAGCTTCTTAGCAGTACTTGGAAAAGCTAAGATAAAAGGAGTTAAATCATGAGAGTAGAAGATTTTTTAAAAAACGGTAAAGAAAAAATAGCGATTATTGGGTTAGGATACGTAGGGCTTCCTTTGGCTGTTTTATTTGATACAAAATTTAATGTTATAGGCTTTGATATCAATCCAGAAAGAATAAAAGAGTTAAAACAAGGTTTTGACAGGACAAAAGAAGTTGAAAAAGAAAAACTTTTAAACTGTCAGATAGAATTTACTGACAATCCTGAAAAGCTAAAAGAAGCAAAAGTTATTATCATCACAGTTCCAACGCCTGTTGACAACATAACATACCAGATTTAAGACCAATCATATCAGCAACTAAAACAGTAGGAAAGTACATGAAAAAAGGCTCTATAGTAGTGTATGAATCTACTGTTTATCCAGGCTTAACAGAAGAAGAATGCGTTCCTATTTTAGAGCAGGAAAGTGGTTTGAAATGGAAAGAAGATTTTAACGTTGGATACTCACCAGAAAGGGTTAATCCGGGAGATAAAAATCACACGATAGATAAAATCATAAAAGTAGTTGCGGGGGATACACCAGAAATTACTGAATTTTTGGCACAACTTTATGGAAGCGTCATCACAGCAGGAATTCATAAAGCACCTAATATAAAAACAGCAGAAGCTGCAAAAGTTATAGAAAACACTCAGAGAGATTTAAACATTGCCTTGATGAATGAACTTTCTATAATCTTTAACAAAATGGGAATCGACACAAAAGAAGTTTTAGAAGCAGCAGGGACAAAGTGGAACTTTTTAAAATTTGAGCCAGGACTTGTAGGTGGTCATTGTATCGGAGTAGACCCATACTATCTAACCTTCAAAGCACAAGCAATTGGCTACCATCCGGAAGTTATACTTGCAGGAAGAAGAATTAATGACTACATGGGAAAATATGTAGCAGAAAACACGGTAAAAAAACTAATCAAAGCAGGAAAGCAGATAAAAGGAAGTAAAGTCCTTATCCTTGGTCTTACGTTTAAAGAAAACATCTCTGATATAAGAAATACAAAAGTTATAGATGTAATCAATGAACTAAAAGACTTTGGAATCAACGTTTATGTTTATGACCCATACGCCTACCCAGACGAAGTAAAGCGTGAATATGGAATAGAGTTGCTTGAAGATATTAACTCTCAAAAACCCTACGACGCTGTAATCGTTGCAGTCAGACACAATGTTTTTATGCAAGAAAAAGACCTAAGCTTTTACAAAAACTTGATGAATTCTAATCCCGTACTTATAGACGTAAAAGGTATATACGATAAAGAAAAAGCCATCAAAAACGGATTTTTGTATTGGAGATTGTGAAGAAATTTTGTGAGAGTTCCACTTTACATAGACAGATATTTCACACGTAGTAAAATATCTATCTACACATACCTAGCTCGGCGTTAAGCTTTGACAAGGGTTTAGAATATTCAAGGGAGGACTCTTGCACTTTTCAGTCTCTCAAGATACCCTTCTATCAGCATCTTAAGGACTTGCTTTTTTGTCAAAGCTCTGGGAGTTAAAATAATTGGTAATTTCTCAATTTATTCCATCTAAACATTTATACAAACTATCATCAATATTATTCCTAAGGTTATACCTAAATTCAAGCTCTTTTAGATAGTAGATAAAATTATCCTTACTTACACCATGAAATTTTAGTAGTCTCTTTCAGCAGATACATCTTTTACTATCTCAACTTTAACTTTTCCATTTCTTTCAAGAATTCCAAACACAGGAATTTTATTCTTTGCTCCTCTTTCTCTACTGCCTTTCCTTTTTCCTCCAAAATAGCTTTCATCCATTTCTACTTCTCCTGATAAAAGCTGGTCATCTTTTGAGACAAATTTGTATATACACTGTCTAAGCTTTGTGTAAATTTTGTGCGTAGTATTGTAAGCTAAATCAAGCTCTTTATGTGCTTTATTAACTGGAACTTCAAGGATGAACAATTTTACAGCCAATATAAATTTAGAGAATGGAATTTTTAAATCTTCAAGAATACTGTCTTTTCTAACACTTCATTCTCTTAAAAATTCCTCTGCTTTTTCTTCTGATGATGCTATCTGTAGTAATTCTACTAAATTCACTTTTTACCTCCTATACTACTTACTTATTATAATAGCAGGTGTATTATTTTGAGCAATTACCTTAATTGTAATAATATACACATCAGATTAGAAATTCAAAAACAAAGAAATTTTTAGCATGGATACAGATTGTAAAAAGTGATACAGGAAAGATAAGAAAGTGATTTGAATTGGCAGGAAGAGAAAAGAAGATTCTTTCCGTGATTAGAGAATTAAGATTTTTGATTTAGTTAAAATAAAGCATTTTTAATAGATAAATCGGATTAATAACATATTTTACCGATGCAATTTGGATTAAAATATTTAATAATCTAATTAGGAGGTAAAAAGTTTTGACAATTTTAGCTTTTTTAATAATGCTTGGAGTACTGATTACGATACATGAATTTGGACATTTTCTTTTTGCGAGAATGTTTGGCGTAAAAGTAGAAACATTCTCGATAGGCTTTGGACCACCAATATTTAGATGGAAAGGAAAAGAAACAGAGTACCAAATAGCACTTATTCCACTTGGTGGATACGTAAAAATGTATGGCGAAGATTCGATGACAGAACCAGTCCAAGGTGAAGTTAATAAAGAAGCCTACAACGACCCAAGGTCTTTTCATTCAAAAACAAGATGGCAAAAAATGTTAATAGCATTTGCCGGACCACTCTTTAACATAATCCTTGCTATAGTTTTATTTATAGCTGTTTACGCAATAGGTATAAAAGAACCGGCGTATTTAACACAGCCACCGGAAATAGGATATATTGAGAAAAACTCAGTTGCTGAAAAAATAGGGCTACAGCCATTTGACAAAATTTTAAAAGTAAATGGCGAAGAGGTTAAAAATTGGAAAGATTTGACAATTAAATTAGCAATGAAATCTGGCAAAAATATAGATATAGAGGTTTTAAGAAATGGTAATGTCTATAAAGTATCTGCCACGCTTCCGGAAGATATGACAAAGGATTCCTTCGGCATTTCTCCAATAATAGAGCCAAAGGTTGGTAAAGTTTTGCCAAATACACCGGCAGAAAAAGCAGGTTTAAAAGAAGGGGATATTATTATTGCTGTAAATGGAAAGCCAATAAGGACATGGTTTGAATTTGCAGACTTTATGTCTAACTTAAACGAAAAAAGAGATATCAACCTTCTTGTTAAAAGGGATGGAAAAATTATTTCTTTAATGATAACACCGGAATACAATCAAGAGCTTAAAAAATATACGATAGGAATATCTCCAAAATTTGAAGTAAAGACCATTCAATATCCTTTAGACCAAGCAATAGTAAAAGCATTTGATAAGACAAAAGAGTTAACAGTATCAATATATAATGTAGTAGCAGGCTTATTTACAGGTGAGGTGTCATTTAAAACCCTTGGCGGTCCTATTTCTATTGCTAAATTCTCAGGAGAAGCATTAGAAACCGGAATTACAACATTCTTATTTGCAATGGCTTTTATGTCTTTACAGCTTGGATATTTAA
The sequence above is drawn from the Sulfurihydrogenibium sp. genome and encodes:
- a CDS encoding TPR domain-containing glycosyltransferase yields the protein MIAKVSACIIAKNEENNLPRLLESIKGKFDEIVLVDTGSTDKTVEIAKSYGAKVFYREWNGFADARQYAVEKATGEWIWFFDADCELEEDEYERFKRILLLVHENPVIEGIGVVYKNTDINGQVKGYSNTVHIHRKKPELVWEGKIHERVVNKNTGTIIIPPFSVYVLHHGYADLKTQLCKAKRNLKLIFEELRRLKPDQKEYYMNIFYVLQSYIILSIDKNGEKYLRKSLRYINKFLENKDIFEYDSKFKIHFYAYASQIYKRLNETDKAIELLDEGLKLQELYPDFHYLKYEIYKDKKEIEKAIEEGIKFLQSVDIYGNRVITDCISMKDNVLNELASMINLEESKDEIIQKIKEIYKKHKGLYISRLLFYLIKEKSRKEAEKIILKSAILYKSDQAYADIGLLALENNELEKAKEYFIKALDINPFNTQANKSLYEILIKENNLNEAFEYLKNYVLYSKDAKYIPDLIEISDKLGFF
- the rseP gene encoding RIP metalloprotease RseP, which encodes MTILAFLIMLGVLITIHEFGHFLFARMFGVKVETFSIGFGPPIFRWKGKETEYQIALIPLGGYVKMYGEDSMTEPVQGEVNKEAYNDPRSFHSKTRWQKMLIAFAGPLFNIILAIVLFIAVYAIGIKEPAYLTQPPEIGYIEKNSVAEKIGLQPFDKILKVNGEEVKNWKDLTIKLAMKSGKNIDIEVLRNGNVYKVSATLPEDMTKDSFGISPIIEPKVGKVLPNTPAEKAGLKEGDIIIAVNGKPIRTWFEFADFMSNLNEKRDINLLVKRDGKIISLMITPEYNQELKKYTIGISPKFEVKTIQYPLDQAIVKAFDKTKELTVSIYNVVAGLFTGEVSFKTLGGPISIAKFSGEALETGITTFLFAMAFMSLQLGYLNLLPIPVLDGGLIFILLIESIIRRPLPEKVKEYLAYIGFALLGSLMIYVIFNDILRAIQ
- the aroC gene encoding chorismate synthase, giving the protein MLRFLNAGESHGPALTAIIEGYPSNVKITTDRINKELARRQKGYGRGGRMKIEKDTVEILSGVRFGITLGSPITLMVRNKDWENWTDIMAIEGDSINKKQILEPRPGHADLTGGIKYGFYDLRNILERASARETTTRVAVGALCKILLEDIGIKIGSYVLSIGEKKIDKSEIESISYEDRFNNAENSELRLPILGKDEEFKEYIDKAKEDGESLGGIFEVYALNIPVGLGSYSQWDTRLDGKIAQAIMSIQAIKGVEIGEGFNLAYLPGSQAHDEIFYSKERGFYRKTNRAGGLEGGMTNGEPIIVRAAMKPIPTLMRHKSLQSVNVITKEPFDAAKERSDITAVPAAAVVAESMLAFVLAREILEKFGSDNWIQIKERIEKYRQDVLNY
- a CDS encoding polysaccharide deacetylase family protein, with amino-acid sequence MAEIFVIYYHKILPRFGFDVFYKTFDIEMKILKSFYNVVSLDEIEQYIKEDKRPNKPTVAITFDDGYVDNFVYAYPILKKHGLKATIFPIASRILQKDFVRPTLFDYWQGKVSFKELHQPKTMAQANLEYLKHGVKDTKDWDFLTVAELNKMKDVFDVGGHAYLHSRVFYDEEIIDFYDGKNGHWSFCYAYGEEPKIGFPILKSQNNLAVERSYIKREVKDYIKSLDESYFKQKDWKIRLKKELLKKFDKIVDKEPIQERKERVIKELQESKSMLESMINQKIRHFAYPFGHYDDLLVELVGLFFETAFTTEKDVIKSKINLHKIPRFGIPKDISSFLAVLGKAKIKGVKS
- a CDS encoding glycosyltransferase family 4 protein, translated to MKVLQVVDGTGWGGTKEQVYLTTRELKKQGIDVHIALNFEYYEMIEKLKPYDVPIHFFEENKPNARYRWSNYKRLIEIVNKNNFDIVVANSPKAMDYVSISSLFFKNKPKIVAVRRSGRVPSFLSKWLKYSKADKIVVVSQQVADLLKEKNFFPEKLVVIKSGVDLERFKLNPEVRALKRRELNISENDKVFINVANWQVQVKAQDKLIEAFSKIKRDNVKLILVGLDTDKYALEYAKRFSVEDKVIGLGYRKDIPELLNMADYFILSSNLEGIAGALLQAMAVGKVVISTLAGGIGEYLIDGYNGFSVPVGDFETLKEKMIKALNLSQQEYKTISENAIKTASGYSIQNTTKGYINLFKELLNG